The genomic window AAGCATTGGGCTTATCATTTATGACAAGATAAGCAAATATTCCTAAACTCCCAAGAATAAAAATAGCTGCCGTTATAGCTCCTAAGCCTTGCAAACTATAAAACCAACGCATATCGCTTAATCTATTTTTTTGTTCTTGCCTTTCTAATTCAAGGATTTCTTTATCTATTTGCATTTTATGTTCAGCAGTTTTTTCAAGCAAATTCATAGCTCGTTGTGCTAAAGGTTCGGGGAGTTTGCCTATTGCGTTAAGTTCATTTTCCATAAAAATATTATTTTGTATATTTAATTGATTTTGTGGGTTTGTATCGTTTGGTAGATTATTTTTTCTTACAGGCTTCTTATTCATTTACAAAGCCTTAAGTTTTGTTCTCTGTTCTTTATGGTTTGTATTAATTTGTTTATAGGCTTGTATTTGTTTTTGTTGAATCTCTTGTGCAATTTGTCCATAACTTTTTGGGGTAGTGGGTGAGGGTGTGGCAGAAAACCCATTAATATAGCCTTCAGTAAATCCATCAATAAATGAATTTGCGTCAGAATCTTTTTTATAGGATTTATAAATCAAAAAGCCTATACCAGCAGTTAAAGCACCAAATAAAAACCATTTTAATTCTTTCATTGCCGCATTACCTCTTTGTATTTTGCAATATTACAATATTTTAACATATTTAAATAATAAATTCGGTTATTTCTCTATAATCTTAATTTCCTCATTGGTGGGATTATATAATTTATACACTAATTTATCAATTTGAGATTCCAAAGTGGAGGCGTAAGCAGTGGATTTTATAAAAACTAACATTTTAAAAATTCTTCACATCTTTTACTAATACAAACTTCTGCAAAAGCTTTTCCGAAAGCATTAAATTCAGTTTTATAAAAATATTTGCCCACGCTTTTGTAATTCTCGTGCTGTTGGTTTTTAAAAATTTCTCGTCCTTGTGTTGAGTTTTGCAAGACTAGATTGCCATCAATCTCAAAAAATATTTCTGCTGTTTGATAAAAGTTACCAGTTAATAATCCTAAAAGGGTGAGATGATTTTTGTAGATAGCGAAAAATTCTTTGTTAATATGATGTGAAATTTCAATATATTCTTCTTCATATATGCCATTCTCATTAGCTCTCATATAGTAAATGCAATCAATAGAGAGATACATTTTTAAAAGTGTTAAAATTTCCGCTTCATCTTTAGAAATTTGTTCTAGAATTTTAGGAAATGCAGGACTCAAGAATCTTTGTTTTGTCTTATCCACTGAATTTCGTAAAATAT from Helicobacter typhlonius includes these protein-coding regions:
- a CDS encoding Abi-alpha family protein gives rise to the protein MAINFDLTEAYKDILQPSAQQAGVTLGEIAKLILAPIYYPTKTLNDRFGKWITRIENDVSKDNRIKAQPNIVIPTLQNLALHQDETLLGEMFFNILRNSVDKTKQRFLSPAFPKILEQISKDEAEILTLLKMYLSIDCIYYMRANENGIYEEEYIEISHHINKEFFAIYKNHLTLLGLLTGNFYQTAEIFFEIDGNLVLQNSTQGREIFKNQQHENYKSVGKYFYKTEFNAFGKAFAEVCISKRCEEFLKC